Proteins found in one Triticum aestivum cultivar Chinese Spring chromosome 4D, IWGSC CS RefSeq v2.1, whole genome shotgun sequence genomic segment:
- the LOC123100030 gene encoding uncharacterized protein, translating to MAMAKAKSTALSAAEKCRNILGASWEAHLNTIKADAKGSKGDVYTSRVHYMVQKGMPYLIVPENDMHNINIIIDERGSLSVSSPVPGRLASLLKSINKLPPRVAMTGDVLRMKETKIPVIAESFKKAILKEHKAASEATYGVSTVLSSASATCRSRSEGLLSLLNEESSYNILKFEIGSCVFIDSLGSSHNIELDTFEPPKADLLLPFSAKLIDGINRSDPRRRALILFCFEYFDVTARDAVLLSVDHHGFEVLARVPERATAPDVPQQYHWKEFRFTFKEAVKDVEDFCRMLVELEEEALHSVKSYSGLG from the exons ATGGCGATGGCGAAGGCCAAATCCACCGCCCTCTCCGCCGCCGAAAAGTGCCGG AACATCCTGGGCGCCAGTTGGGAAGCCCACCTCAACACCATCAAAGCCGACGCCAAGGGAAG CAAGGGGGACGTTTACACGTCCAGGGTGCACTACATGGTCCAAAAGGGCATGCCCTACCTGATCGTCCCCGAGAACGACATGCACAACATT AACATTATAATCGACGAGCGGGGTTCTCTCTCGGTGTCCAGTCCAGTCCCAGGTCGCCTTGCCAGCTTGCTCAAGTCAATCAACAAG TTGCCTCCCCGGGTTGCTATGACCGGCGATGTCCTGCGCATGAAGGAGACAAAG ATTCCAGTTATAGCTGAAAGCTTTAAGAAAGCTATTCTGAAGGAACATAAAGCTGCTAGCGAAGCTACTTATGGGGTATCAACGGTATTGTCTTCCGCAAGTGCTACTTGTAGGTCGCGCAGCGAAGGTCTCCTTAGCTTACTCAATGAAGAGAGCTCCTACAATATCTTGAAGTTTGAAATTGG CTCGTGTGTCTTCATAGATTCATTGGGGAGCAGCCATAATATTGAGTTGGATACTTTTGAACCACCAAAAGCCGACCTGCTAT TGCCATTCTCTGCGAAGCTTATTGATGGTATCAATAGGAGTGACCCAAGGCGGAGAGCACTTATACTTTTCTGTTTCGAGTATTTTGATGTGACTGCCAGA GATGCAGTCTTGCTCTCCGTTGATCACCATGGATTTGAGGTGCTCGCCAGGGTTCCTGAAAGAGCTACCGCACCTGATGTCCCTCAGCAGTACCACTGGAAAGAGTTCAGGTTCACATTCAAGGAAGCAGTCAAGGATGTCGAGGACTTCTGCCGCATGTTGGTCGAGCTAGAAGAAGAAGCTCTGCACAGCGTAAAGAGCTATAGCGGATTAGGTTGA